In Gammaproteobacteria bacterium, the DNA window TCTGAGAGTCGATTAGCACATCCATGTCAATCTTAGCGTTTTCAAAGACACCTTCGACCTGCTTTTTCTTGGTCTCGCGTAAGCTCTCCAGTTGTTGAAAAGCCTGCTGTGAGAGTGAGTTGCTAGCTTCGTACAAAGCGATCAATCCAACAATCAAGGCAGGTAGCACGCCAATTAGAAGAAACGCTGCGGACAGCTTGACTCCCAGTTTCAAATTTCTAATGTTTAGCGTCATGATTTTTCTCCGTGGGATATTGCATCTATAGTATTACATTTTCGCCATTTTCTACACGAGAAGTGTAGCCTATCTTTGTGGAGAAAAAATCCTTTATTTATGCGTCAGTTCAACAGCATTCGGGCGCCGATAATTGCCAGGAAGACTGCGAACACCTTTTTCAGCATTTCAGTTGGTAAAGTGTGCGCCAACCGCGCGCCCAACGGCGCCGACAACGTACTGGTCACCGTGATGCCCAGTAGCGCTGGACCGTAAACATAACCCAGACTCCAGGCGGGCAAGCCGGCGGCGTTCAGCCCGGTCACGACAAATCCGAATGCGCCAGCGAGCGCAATCGGCAGACCACAAGCGGCGGAGGTCGCAACCGCCTGGCGAATCACCGTGTTGCACCAAGTCAAAAACGGTACGGTCAGCGAACCACCGCCAATGCCAACAATCGCAGATACGGTGCCGATTATCCCGCCAACAGCGGTCATGCCCACCGTACCTGGCAATTCGCGGTGCGGGGCCGGCTTCGCGCCAAACCCCATCTGTGCAGCGACGGTGAGTACGAAAATCGCGAAAACCTTGCTTAAAACCGCGCTAGGTAACGCATCGGCGATAGCCGCTCCCACCCACGCCCCGACGATGATGCCCGGCGTCAGCCGCCAGAATACCGGCCATAGCACCGCCCCATGTCGATGATGGGCGCGCACCGAGGAAATGGAGGTCACAACGATGGTCGCCAGCGAAGTGCCAATCGCCAGATGCATGATGACCGCGTCGCTGATGTGTTGATGGTGAAAAATCCAGGCCAGCACCGGCACGATGATCAAGCCGCCGCCCACCCCAAGCAGTCCGGCCATGACTCCAGCAAACGCACCGAGAGTTAAATACAGCAGCAAAGTCGATAACATCGATTCCACGAGAGGGTTATCCTTATGGTTAAGGCTTCAGCCGTTTTGGCAAGAAGCGCGTAAACAATCTGTGGTAAATTTTGCCTTGGAACAATGGCCAGGCGCAGTACGGCAAACGGCTATTGCAAAGGGTAGATCACTGGACATTCCCCGTCCCGATCACGAACCATTCCACGGCGCGGTTCGCCGTGGACGGCACAAGAACAGCGAGGAGCAGGCAAGGCATGAACATTAAAAAAATCTGCGTGTTGGGCGGCACCGGTTTCGTTGGCCGGCATCTGGTGACACGCCTGGCGAATCATGGGTATGCGGTTCGGGTGCCCACCCGTCATCCGCAGCGGCATCGGGAAATTGAAGTGTTGCCCGGCGCAGAGCTGGTAGGTGCTGACATCCACGACCTCCAGTCTCTCCAGGAACAGTTAGCCGGTTGCGATGCCGTCATTAACCTGGTTGGCGTCCTGCACGAATACGCCAACCAGGGTTTCCGCAAAGTCCATGTCGAATTGCCCGGTAAGATTGTGGACGCCTGTCGGGCAATTGGCATTAAGCGGCTACTGCATACGAGCGCCCTGCACGCCGACGCCGCTAAGGGTCCAAGCCAATATCTGTTCACCAAAGGCGAGGGCGAACAAACAGTTCTGCGAGCTAAAGACCTAGCCGTCACGGTCTTCAAACCCTCCATCATCTTTGGACCCGACGATGATTTCTACAACCAGTTCGCTGGCCTGTTAAAGTTTAGTCTGGCGCTGCCGCTGGCCTGTCCGAACAGTCGTTTTGCGCCGGTCTATGTCGGCGATGTGGCGCGGGCGTTCGAGACGGCTCTGCAGAATGACGCTACGATTGGTCAGAGCTATGAACTGTGTGGGCCGCGCGTTTACACGTTCAAAGAGATCGTCGAGGAGATCGCCCGGATGCTGGGCTTGAAACGCAGGGTAGTGGGTTTGCCTGATTCGCTAGCGCGGTTGCAAGCTAAAATCTTCGGAATGTTGCCGGTAAAAATTTTCACGATGGATAATTATCTTTCTCTGCAAGTGGATAGCATTTGTTCCTCCAACGGACTGGAAGCGCTAGGCATTACTCCACACTCGGTAGAGGGGATCATGACGGCGCATTTTGCCGACGATCCGTATGATACGTTGCGCCAAGCGGCGCGACGGGGTTGAATTTTTCTTAAAAAAACTCACCCCAATCCCTCTCCTACTTGGGAGAGGGACGTTTATGTCGCGGTTAAGCGCCCTTGAGCGACTCGACCAGGTCGACATATTGCTGCATGGCGTCTTCCTGCGGAGTGCCTTTAAGCTTGGCCCAGGCATCGTATTTGGCGCGGCCAATCAGGTCGGTGAAACCGGGGCGTTTGCCTTCGATATCGCCGTTCGATCCCTGCTTAAAACAGGCATACAATT includes these proteins:
- a CDS encoding acyl-CoA-binding protein; translated protein: MSDLATRFQIAVEDSKKLSSRPDSDTLLKLYACFKQGSNGDIEGKRPGFTDLIGRAKYDAWAKLKGTPQEDAMQQYVDLVESLKGA
- a CDS encoding sulfite exporter TauE/SafE family protein, whose translation is MLSTLLLYLTLGAFAGVMAGLLGVGGGLIIVPVLAWIFHHQHISDAVIMHLAIGTSLATIVVTSISSVRAHHRHGAVLWPVFWRLTPGIIVGAWVGAAIADALPSAVLSKVFAIFVLTVAAQMGFGAKPAPHRELPGTVGMTAVGGIIGTVSAIVGIGGGSLTVPFLTWCNTVIRQAVATSAACGLPIALAGAFGFVVTGLNAAGLPAWSLGYVYGPALLGITVTSTLSAPLGARLAHTLPTEMLKKVFAVFLAIIGARMLLN
- a CDS encoding complex I NDUFA9 subunit family protein, with the protein product MNIKKICVLGGTGFVGRHLVTRLANHGYAVRVPTRHPQRHREIEVLPGAELVGADIHDLQSLQEQLAGCDAVINLVGVLHEYANQGFRKVHVELPGKIVDACRAIGIKRLLHTSALHADAAKGPSQYLFTKGEGEQTVLRAKDLAVTVFKPSIIFGPDDDFYNQFAGLLKFSLALPLACPNSRFAPVYVGDVARAFETALQNDATIGQSYELCGPRVYTFKEIVEEIARMLGLKRRVVGLPDSLARLQAKIFGMLPVKIFTMDNYLSLQVDSICSSNGLEALGITPHSVEGIMTAHFADDPYDTLRQAARRG